The proteins below come from a single Sorghum bicolor cultivar BTx623 chromosome 4, Sorghum_bicolor_NCBIv3, whole genome shotgun sequence genomic window:
- the LOC8055428 gene encoding glycerophosphodiester phosphodiesterase GDPDL3, with protein sequence MGRRSSRACSLLGSAQLLLLLLSLALGSAAAQKGSTWKTLSGKAPVIVAKGGFSGLFPESSLYAYQILGSLSSPDTVMWCDVRLTKDGGGICLPSIDMDNCTTIANFFPQGKKTYNVNGVSTVGWFSVDYTSTDLLNVSLKQSVLSRTGVYDGIFPIIPVENVYTQFNPVAVWLNVQQDSFYSQFKLSMRSYILSLLKNFVVDYISSPEVNFLTSISGRVSKKTKLVFRFLDERSIEPSTNQTYGSMLKNLTFVKTFASGILVPKSYIWPVTPDNYLLPYTSVVDDAHKAGLEIYAADFANDFTISYNYSYDPLAEYLSFIDNGAFSVDGVLSDFPITPSEAVDCFSNLNNSKIDHAKPLVISHNGASGDYPDCTDQAYEKAVADGADVIDCPVQVTKDGILICMSSVDLMNATTVAKSQFASQVTTINDLKAGPGVFTFNLTWDDISKNLKPMISNPAIGFNQYRNPRNKNAGNFMRLSDFLTFAKGKDLSGIMITVEHAAFMAEELGFGVVDAVIKALDDSGYSKQTAQSVMIQSTNSSVLVKFKQETKYNLVYMIEENVRDAAPSSLADIKKFASAVSVSTTSVFPEDHYYLTNQTNNLVKSLKSAGLQVYAYVLMNEFGTQPNDFFADATVQINAYVHVRGANVDGVITDFPGTAHRYKLNSCTSMGKNAPPFMSPPKPGDLLTTMPPFAQPPAAAPMPLLTDADVAEPALPPVSNTTTPASPSDAALMMRTDVSILITLLMLCASLLI encoded by the exons ATGGGGAGAAGGAGCAGCCGCGCCTGCTCCCTTCTTGGTTCCGCccagctgctcctgctgctgctctcGCTCGCGCTCGGCTCCGCCGCCGCCCAGAAGGGCTCCACATGGAAGACCCTCAGCG GCAAGGCTCCAGTAATCGTTGCTAAGGGCGGGTTCTCTGGTCTATTTCCTGAGTCCAGTCTATATGCTTATCAGATTCTTGGGAGTCTTAGCTCCCCTGACACAGTCATGTGGTGTGATGTTCGGTTGACAAAGGATGGCGGTGGTATCTGCCTACCAAGCATAGACATGGATAACTGCACAACGATAGCCAATTTTTTTCCACAAGGGAAGAAGACCTACAATGTTAATGGTGTATCTACGGTGGGATGGTTCTCCGTGGACTACACAAGCACTGATCTGCTAAATGTATCTC TGAAGCAATCGGTCCTATCTCGTACCGGTGTATATGATGGTATCTTTCCAATAATTCCTGTTGAAAATGTTTACACCCAGTTTAATCCCGTTGCTGTTTGGTTAAATGTCCAG CAAGACAGTTTCTACAGCCAGTTTAAGCTTAGCATGAGAAGCTATATCCTGTCTTTATTGAAAAATTTTGTTGTCGATTACATCTCATCGCCTGAAGTGAACTTCCTCACCAGTATATCTGGAAGAGTTAGCAAGAAGACGAAGCTTGTGTTCCGCTTTCTTGACGAACGCTCTATTGAGCCATCGACAAATCAGACTTATGGCTCAATGTTGAAAAATCTAACGTTTGTCAAGACTTTTGCCTCTGGAATACTTGTTCCCAAAAGCTATATCTGGCCTGTTACACCAGATAATTACCTGCTGCCTTATACTTCAGTTGTTGATGATGCTCACAAAGCAGGGCTAGAAATCTATGCTGCTGATTTTGCAAATGACTTTACTATCAGCTATAACTACAGCTATGATCCATTAGCAGAATATCTTTCCTTCATTGATAATGGTGCCTTCTCTGTCGATGGTGTATTGAGTGATTTTCCAATTACTCCTTCAGAGGCAGTTG ATTGCTTTAGTAACCTGAACAACAGCAAGATCGATCATG CTAAACCTCTAGTTATCTCTCATAATGGTGCTAGCGGTGACTACccagactgcaccgaccaagcTTATGAAAAGGCAGTTGCTGATGGTGCAGATGTCATTGACTGTCCTGTTCAAGTGACCAAAGATGGCATACTGATATGCATGAGTTCTGTTGACCTCATGAATGCTACTACTGTTGCAAAATCACAATTTGCTTCGCAAGTAACTACCATCAACGATCTAAAGGCTGGGCCTGGAGTCTTCACCTTCAACCTCACTTGGGATGATATTTCTAAGAACCTAAAGC CCATGATATCGAACCCAGCGATCGGCTTTAACCAGTACAGAAATCCCAGAAACAAGAATGCAGGAAATTTCATGAGATTATCAGACTTTTTGACCTTTGCAAAGGGAAAGGATTTGTCAGGAATCATGATAACTGTTGAG CATGCTGCCttcatggcagaggagcttGGATTTGGTGTGGTAGATGCAGTGATCAAAGCCCTTGATGACTCTGGTTATAGCAAGCAGACTGCCCAGAGTGTTATGATTCAGTCAACCAACAGCTCAGTTCTAGTGAAGTTCAAGCAGGAAACCAAGTACAACCTTGTCTACATGATTGAAGAAAATGTCAGAGATGCTGCACCTTCCTCCCTTGCAGATATTAAGAAGTTTGCTAGTGCTGTTTCTGTTAGCACCACATCTGTTTTCCCGGAAGACCATTATTATTTGACAAACCAGACCAATAATCTTGTTAAGTCCCTTAAGTCTGCTGGCCTCCAAGTTTACGCTTACGTGCTCATGAATGAGTTTGGTACTCAACCAAATGACTTCTTCGCAGACGCCACTGTACAGATTAATGCTTATGTGCATGTGCGAGGTGCTAATGTGGATGGGGTCATCACTGATTTCCCTGGGACTGCTCACAGATACAAAT TGAACTCCTGCACGAGCATGGGAAAGAACGCACCACCCTTTATGTCGCCTCCAAAACCTGGTGACCTCCTTACAACCATGCCCCCATTTGCACAACCACCAGCAGCGGCGCCAATGCCGCTCTTGACGGATGCTGACGTCGCAGAACCAGCCCTACCTCCAGTCAGTAACACCACCACGCCTGCATCGCCTTCGGATGCTGCCCTCATGATGCGGACTGATGTCTCGATCCTCATCACATTGCTGATGCTATGTGCTTCCCTCCTCATCTGA